The following is a genomic window from Nitrososphaerota archaeon.
TCCGACCCTTCCTGTCCAGGGTGCTTGTGTGCCCCGACGTACTTCGACCTCCTTGTCATGGCCAGGAACGAATAGGGGGTCTCCAGGTGCCTCCCCAGCCCGGAGGCGAGGAGGTCGGACACGAACCCCTGCACCCGCGCCAGGTCGTCAGACACGATCCAGATCATGAAGTCCACGTCTCCCCGCGTGCCGACCAGGCTGTAGTACCTGAGGTCCATCGACCCCGAGTACCTTTCGAGCACTCCGAGGAACTCCTCCGCCCCCTTGCGCTTCGAGCCTGCGTCGAGAGAGCGCCACTCTCTCGCCGCTTTGAAGAAGGCATAACGCATGAATCTCCTCTTCCCCGCCCCCTCCTCCATCACCATCCCTCCTTCAGCCACAGAGCGGCCTGCTCGGCGAAGTATGTGATTATGATGTCCGCTCCGGCCCGCCTTATCCCGGTCAGGACCTCGAACACCGCCGACTTCTCGTCGAGCCAGCCGTTGAGGACGGCTGCCTTCACCATCGAGTACTCCCCGCTCACGTTGTAGGCGGCCAGGGGGGCCCCGAACTTCCTTCTCGCTTCAGATATGACGTCCAGATACGCCAGCGCAGGCTTCACCATCACCACGTCCGCCCCCTCGCTTATGTCCTGCTGGATCTCTTTCATGGCTTCCCTCCTGTTCCCCGGCTGCATCTGATAGCTCCGCCTGTCTCCGAAGGCAGGCGCCGACCCAGCGGCGCTCCTGAACGGCTTGTAGAACGCCGACGCATGCTTCGCGGAGTACCCCATCAGGACGGTGTCGTCCAGCCCCGCTTCCTGCAGCCCCGACCTTATGGCCCGGACCTGGCCGTCCATCATCGCGCTGGGGGCCACTACGTCCGCCCCGGCCCTCGCATACTCGACCGCCGCCCTGGCGAGGAGAGGAAGGGTCCTGTCGTTGTCGACCACGTCTCCTTCGAGGACCCCGCAGTGGCCGTGGGACGTGTATTCGCAGAGGCACACGTCGGCCATCATCACGAGCTCTGGGAACGAGGGGCGCACGGACCGCAGGGTCCGCGGGATGATGCCGTCCCCGTCGTAGGCCCCTGTCCCTCTTTCGTCCTTCGCGCCCGGGACGCCGAACAGGAGGATGCCCCTCACCCCGGCCGCGACCAGCTTCTCGAGCTGTTTAGGGAGCCTGTCCACGGAGAACCGGTACACCCCCGGCATCCCGTCGATCTCTTCCACCCTGTCCTTACCGTCCGCAACGAAGACCGGAGAGACGAGCATGTCGGCGTTGAGCCTCGTCTCCATGAACATCCTTCTGATCGGCTCGCTCTTCCGGAGCCGCCTGGCTCTGCTGTCGAGGCGGAGCCCGTGGGCTTCAGTCATGGAACGCCAACTCCTTCACCATCTGTACCAACCCGTCCACCGTATGTCTTCGAGGATATGACACTTCCGTGAACCCTGCGGCCTTCGCAGCCTTCCCTGTGACCGGTCCTATGCAGGCCGCTGTCGCCAGATTGGCGATGCGCCCGAACTCCTCCTCGCCGAGCCTCTCCCGCAGTCCCATGACCTCCGACGGACTCGCGAACACCACGACTTGGGTCCCCGCGACGGCGCGGGGGTCTAAGGCCCCTCGGGGGACGGTTGTCTGATAGGCGGCGACGTCGGTTACTTCGAACCCCCGCTCCGCGAGGCGGACGGCCAGAGCCTTGTCCCCTATGTCCGCCCTGAAGAGGAGGACCCGCTTCCCGCGGTCGTCTGGGAGCCCTTCTCCCAGGGCCTCGGTGCGGTACTCATCCGGGACGTACTCGACCCGTCGGCCGGCCCGCTCCAGGGCGCTCGCTGTGCTCGAGCCTACCGCCGCCAGCTTCGGCATCCTCTTCGGGGGGGCAATCCCGACCTGCTTCAGCCTGGTTTCGAACACCGCCGCCGCCCTCGGCGAAGTGAAGACAGCCCAGTCGTACGACTCCACGTCTCGGAGCGCTTTGTCCGCCGACCTCCAGTCGGCAGGCTCCTCGAAACGGATCGTCTCCACCGTCAAGCACGAAATGCCGGTCCCCGCCAGCTTCGACTGGACTTCTTCGTTCCCTTCCCTGGACCGGGCAACAAGGACGCTCCGCGCGACCCCCCGTCGTTTCATGCGCGCATCCCTTCCAGTATCTGCCGCCCGCCAGAGTCTCTCAGCGTGGCCGCCAGCTTCCTCCCCACCGACCTGGGGTCGTCGACCGCCCCCCTGGCGCTCTTCCGGACCAACCTCCTCCCCTCAGGGTCTGCTACGACCCCCACGACCGTCAGGGTGCCGTCTCTGGCTTCAGCATAGGCCCCGAGAGGGACGTTGCAGTCTCCCCCGAGTTCCTCCGACAGAGCCCTCTCGCACTCGCTGGCGGCCCGCGTCCGGGGGTCGTCTACCCTGCGGACGAGCTCTGTCAGCTCCCGGTCGTCCTTCCTTGTCTCGACGGCTATGATCCCCTGGCAGACTGCAGGGACCATCTCCTGCGGCTGGAAGAGCTGGCTTATCCTGCCGCCGAGGTCTAGCCTCTCGAGGCCGGCCGCCGCCAGGACCACCCCGTCAAGCCCCCCGCTCCCCAGCTTGCCCAACCTCGTCTCGACGTTTCCGTGCACCTCGACCACTTCGAGGTCCGCCCTGGCGGCAAGGAGTTGGGACCTCCTCCTCACGCTCGAAGTCCCCACGCGGGCCCCCTTCTTCAGCTCCGCGAAGCGCGCCCCGCTCGCCGAAACGAGGGCGTCCCTGGCGTCCCCGCGGACGGGGGTAGCAGCGACGACGATGGCCTGGTCTATCTCGGCAGGGATGTCCTTCATGCTGTGCACCGAGATGTCGACCCGGCCGTCGACCAGCGCCCTGTCTATCTCTCCCGTGAATGCCGTCTTCCCGTCCAAGTCCCCGCGCCGCTCCTGCGGGAGGGTGTCCCCAGATGTCTTGATCGCGACGGGGACGACCTCCACTCCTCTGACGGCGTTCTGGAGCAGGTCTATCACAATCTTGGTCTGCGCTAGGGCGAGCCTGCTCCCTCGCGTCCCTACCAGGAGCCTACTCCGCGTCGGTACCACCGGCCCCGAAGACTGAGCCGAGGAGGTCCAGCTTCTCTTCTTCCGTAAGGCTGGCGTGCGTGTTCCGCGCGAACCTGGTCGGTCTCGCCAGGATCTTGCTGACGATCCGGCGACCCATGGCGTCGACGACGTGCTTGTCCCTCCATGAAAGGTTCCCGAGCCTGCTCACCGCTCTCTTCAGCTCCTCTTCCCTCACTGCTTCGGCCCAGGAATACAGGTTCGCCAGGGTAGCGGACATCCTGGTCTGGACGAGCCACTGGTAGAACTCATGCGCTTCCTTGGCCACGGCCCCGTCGGCTACCTTCAGGTGAGGGTTGACCTTCCACGGGCTGGCCATCTTCGCCAGGTCGTCCAGGTTGAAGAGCTTCACGTTGGGAAGCTCCTTGACCGAGTCAGATACGTTCCTGGGCATCCCCAGGTCCACCACCACCCTGGCCTTCCTGCCTGAGAGGTCGGAAGCGGAGAGGACTGGCCTGCGGGCGGTAGTGGCTGAGATTATGACGTCGCACCTCTTTGCGACCTTCTTCAGGTCGGGGTACTTGACGAGAGTGCACCATTCGAGCCCGGCGGGCGGGACCTTCCTCCTGGACACGACGTAGAGCCTCTTCGCCTTCCCCTTCAGCCTGCGGGCTGCGAGCCGTATCATCTTCCCAGTGCCTATGAGCATCACCGACTTCTTCTCGGCCCCGGCTCGGTCGACGGCGTCCAGTGCAAGGTCGCTCAGAGAAGCTTCGCCAGGGGCGAAGCCGTAGGCTTCCCGGACCCTCGACCCGACGCGGTATGCGCGGTCGAAGAGAGGAGACAGCATCCCCTTGGAGTTCCCCTTCTTCCTCGAGCTCACACCTGCCCCCCTGACCTGAGAGAGGATCTGAGGTTCGCCGACGACGACCGACTCGAGCCCTGACGCTACCCTGAACAGGTGTTCGACCGCCTTCTCGCCTTCCAGCCTGTAGAGCTCGCTGTCGCCCCCGGCGATGCCCGTCGCGTCCTGGAGGTGCCTCAGAAGGGAGACGTAGGACTTTTTGGGTTCACTGGAGACGAAGTACAGCTCGAACCTGTTGCACGTCGAAAGGAGAGCGGACTCGTCTGCCGCGAGCGCATCTTCGACGTGGTCTTCGGTCGCGTTCCTCGCCAGCGCTTCCCGGAACTGGATCCCAGAGGACTTGTACGAGGTGCCTATCAGGGCCAGCTGAGGAACGGCGGGGGGGACCGGAGAGCCCCTGGAGACAGAGGAATCTTGCACGCGCTGCTGTGTCCTCAACGGCTGTCTTCTTCGCGGCCCCCTGCGATTTTATTTAACGTTTGTTACACACGCTCATGGTCAGCCTTGCCCCTCGACCCCAAAAGGGCCCGCCGTGTTTGAGGGCGGTCCCCTCCCCCGCTCACGTCCGCATGAATCAACTCGAGGATGCAGAAGCGCGCCACCGCCCCCCTCGTGAACCGCCTACTTGGCGCCCGGGGCCAGGAACGAGGAGGAACAGCAAGCCCGGGTCGGAGGGCCGCGAAGGGGACCATGGCGTCGTCGGGGGGGCGGCGGAAAGACCACGGCCTGCTCCGGAGCGGTGACGATGGGAAGACGCTCGTTCCAGCCGCTACGCGGCCAGTTCCTTTCCGCTGCGGCCGTCCACCAGCACCTGCCTACGCCTCCTCCTGACCACGAGCCCGACCTTGAACACCGGGTATAGGAACGGCTCGAAGCTCTCTACGTCGGCTCCCTCCCACAGTCCCTTTACCACGTCTCTGACGTCCGACTCCTTGATCTTCGGAGGGACGACCTTCGCCCTCCGCGTGTCCACGGCGCCGAGCTCGAGGGGGGCGGACTCGGATGGGAGGGGCGGGAGGTCCGTCAGCCGCCTGTACAGCTTCCTATTCCTCACCTCCACGGTCCTCACGAGCCGCCTGTCGTTCAATGCGCCCAGGACCCTGGACACCCCTCCCTTGGACTCGCCCAGGGCGCTGGCTATGTCGAGCGCGCTCCTGTCCATGTCCGGCCTGGTCTCCCTCAGCACCTCGACCTGCAGCGTGGTCAGCCCCAGGAGCTTCTCGAAGCCTCTCCTCACCTCCAGCCCCCGGCCCACCGTCACCTGCCGCCCGGACGAGCCGTCAAGGTAGGCGTACACCGTCTCGAACCTCCGCTTCAACAGGCCGCGCCTCACCCTGACCCCGAGCTGTATCAGGGTCATCAGCTGCAGGCTCACGTCGGTCACCGTCTCCCGTGGGCCGAAGATCCCATGGCTCCTCTCCCGCCGCACCATCACAGGTATGTCGTCCGTCTTCAGAGAGGGCTCGAGGCCGGGGCTTGTCTTCGTCTCCTCGATGCCGCGCCTCTCCACGGGTTCCTCCTCGCTTCGCGTCCCCTCGGCCACCATTCCGGGTCCGACGTACTTCTTCACCAGGCGCTTCCTCAGCGAGGGGGTCACTCCGCCGGGCTTCGTCACCCTCTCCTTTATGGTGAGCAGCGCCGGGGTTGGGGAGAACCCTCCCATGGCGAAGAACTGGCCTGCCCTCAGCGAGGTGAGCTCCTTCGGGAGCCCCTTCCCGGGAAAGAACTGGGCCACCGACTGCAGGTCGTTCTGGATGATGAGCTTCCCTATCAGCTGGTTGCCGCACTGGCTCAGGACGTTCTTGTCCACAAGGGAAGGGCGCTGAGAGCAGATCATCAACCCCAACCCTCTCTTCCTCCCGCGGCGGGCTACCTCGGCGAAAATCGGGACCCTCTGCCCTGCCTGCGGGACGAACTTATCGGCTTCTTCCACCACCACTAGATACGGGGTCCTCCTTTCGGTGAGGGCGGCGTACAGCTCTTCCATGAACGTCGCGACCTTGCCATTGGGGTCGGTGAGGTCCGAGACGTCAAGGATGAGCGGCGATATGTCGGGGGCCTGCTTGGCCAGGTCTTTCAAGTCCGCCCCTTCCCATGAGTAGTCGCACCCCTGCTCCTCTCCCACCCAGATGGCATCGAACTTCTCCTTGAGGCCGGTGTGCTCCCCCTCTGTGTCTATGATGGCGAAGGGTATCCCGTTCCGGCAGAGCTCCTCGCAGATGACCCCCACGGCGTAGCTCTTGCCGCTCCCGCTGCTCCCCAGGACGCAGGTCCTCCCGGTGGCCACCAGGTTGGCATCGACCGCGAACGGGGCCCCTCCCACGGCCCCGATGCCGAGGACAGGCTCCCCCTGAGGGTCGGACAATCTCTCCATCACCCTCCGGGACTCCGGTAAATCCGTTGTGGATTGGTCGACCCTCCGCGTCCCGCGAACCTTTTTTATCGCAAATCGTCGCGGGGGTCCCGTGACCTCCAGCCGGGGACCGGTGGGGCGGCGATGAGCTCCAACCCGCAGAGCCTCCAGGACAGGTACGCGCCGAACAGCGTCTGCTTCGGCTGCGGCCCGAAGAACGGGAAGGGGCTGAGGGTCAAGAGCGTCCCCATGGGGGACGCGGTCATTGCAGACTGGACGCCGGGGGAGGAGCATGTCGCCTTCGGGACGTACGGGAGCGGCGGCATAATCTCTGTCCTCTTGGACTGCAACGGGAACTGGGCGGGGGCCTACGCTTTGATGAAGGCGAAGGGGTTAGACGCTCCGCCCGGGACCGTCACCGCCGAGTACACGGTGAGGTTCCTGCGGCCCAGCCCCATCGACAGGCGGTGGAGGCTGACCGCCTGGGCGACGAAGATGGACGGGGACAGGGTGAACGTATCCGAGGAGCTGAGCGTCGGGGGGACGGTGACCGCTACGATGACCGGTCTTTTCGTAGCTGTAAAGGAAGGGCACCCGGCCTTCGACCGCTGGCGGTAGGGAGGGCCCCGACCGTGGGAAAGGAGGAATTCCCGAGGACCGCCCGCGCCCTGGGTGAAGCCTACAGGACCGGGGGAGCGACCCCGGAGGAGGCGCTCAGGTGGTTCCTCGAGAGGATCGCCGCCCTGAACCCGCGGATCAACGCCTTCATCACCGTCCTGAAGGACGAGGCCGAGAGGGCTGCGGCTCGGTCGTCGCGGAGGTTCAAGGACGGGCGACCCCTCGGACCCCTCGACGGCGTCCCGGTGGCGGTGAAGGACATCTTCTACATCGACGGCGTGGAGTGCACCGCCGGGTCGAAGATCCTGGCTGGCAACGTCGCCCCCTACGACTCGCCCGTCGTGCGGAGGCTGAAGGAAGCAGGCGCGATAATCCTGGGGACCACCAACCTCCACGAGTTCGCCGCGGGGACCACCAGCGTCAACCCCCACTTCGGCGCGGTGAGGAACCCCTGGAGCGAAGGTCACATCGCCGGCGGGTCCAGCGGAGGGTCGGCCGCCGCGGTCGCTTCTGGGATGGCGCCGGCGGCCCTCGGGACGGAC
Proteins encoded in this region:
- a CDS encoding uroporphyrinogen-III synthase; protein product: MKRRGVARSVLVARSREGNEEVQSKLAGTGISCLTVETIRFEEPADWRSADKALRDVESYDWAVFTSPRAAAVFETRLKQVGIAPPKRMPKLAAVGSSTASALERAGRRVEYVPDEYRTEALGEGLPDDRGKRVLLFRADIGDKALAVRLAERGFEVTDVAAYQTTVPRGALDPRAVAGTQVVVFASPSEVMGLRERLGEEEFGRIANLATAACIGPVTGKAAKAAGFTEVSYPRRHTVDGLVQMVKELAFHD
- the hemA gene encoding glutamyl-tRNA reductase, whose product is MRTQQRVQDSSVSRGSPVPPAVPQLALIGTSYKSSGIQFREALARNATEDHVEDALAADESALLSTCNRFELYFVSSEPKKSYVSLLRHLQDATGIAGGDSELYRLEGEKAVEHLFRVASGLESVVVGEPQILSQVRGAGVSSRKKGNSKGMLSPLFDRAYRVGSRVREAYGFAPGEASLSDLALDAVDRAGAEKKSVMLIGTGKMIRLAARRLKGKAKRLYVVSRRKVPPAGLEWCTLVKYPDLKKVAKRCDVIISATTARRPVLSASDLSGRKARVVVDLGMPRNVSDSVKELPNVKLFNLDDLAKMASPWKVNPHLKVADGAVAKEAHEFYQWLVQTRMSATLANLYSWAEAVREEELKRAVSRLGNLSWRDKHVVDAMGRRIVSKILARPTRFARNTHASLTEEEKLDLLGSVFGAGGTDAE
- a CDS encoding chlorite dismutase family protein, producing MVMEEGAGKRRFMRYAFFKAAREWRSLDAGSKRKGAEEFLGVLERYSGSMDLRYYSLVGTRGDVDFMIWIVSDDLARVQGFVSDLLASGLGRHLETPYSFLAMTRRSKYVGAHKHPGQEGSEDAPARGAKYAFVYPLVKKREWYSLPFAERQRIMAEHFRVGHKYPSIKINTGYSFGLDDQEFVLAFEGDDPGEFLDLVEELRTSEASKYTERETPIFTCAAVDRDELVRLLG
- a CDS encoding PaaI family thioesterase, with protein sequence MSSNPQSLQDRYAPNSVCFGCGPKNGKGLRVKSVPMGDAVIADWTPGEEHVAFGTYGSGGIISVLLDCNGNWAGAYALMKAKGLDAPPGTVTAEYTVRFLRPSPIDRRWRLTAWATKMDGDRVNVSEELSVGGTVTATMTGLFVAVKEGHPAFDRWR
- the hemC gene encoding hydroxymethylbilane synthase, with protein sequence MVPTRSRLLVGTRGSRLALAQTKIVIDLLQNAVRGVEVVPVAIKTSGDTLPQERRGDLDGKTAFTGEIDRALVDGRVDISVHSMKDIPAEIDQAIVVAATPVRGDARDALVSASGARFAELKKGARVGTSSVRRRSQLLAARADLEVVEVHGNVETRLGKLGSGGLDGVVLAAAGLERLDLGGRISQLFQPQEMVPAVCQGIIAVETRKDDRELTELVRRVDDPRTRAASECERALSEELGGDCNVPLGAYAEARDGTLTVVGVVADPEGRRLVRKSARGAVDDPRSVGRKLAATLRDSGGRQILEGMRA
- a CDS encoding DUF87 domain-containing protein produces the protein MSDPQGEPVLGIGAVGGAPFAVDANLVATGRTCVLGSSGSGKSYAVGVICEELCRNGIPFAIIDTEGEHTGLKEKFDAIWVGEEQGCDYSWEGADLKDLAKQAPDISPLILDVSDLTDPNGKVATFMEELYAALTERRTPYLVVVEEADKFVPQAGQRVPIFAEVARRGRKRGLGLMICSQRPSLVDKNVLSQCGNQLIGKLIIQNDLQSVAQFFPGKGLPKELTSLRAGQFFAMGGFSPTPALLTIKERVTKPGGVTPSLRKRLVKKYVGPGMVAEGTRSEEEPVERRGIEETKTSPGLEPSLKTDDIPVMVRRERSHGIFGPRETVTDVSLQLMTLIQLGVRVRRGLLKRRFETVYAYLDGSSGRQVTVGRGLEVRRGFEKLLGLTTLQVEVLRETRPDMDRSALDIASALGESKGGVSRVLGALNDRRLVRTVEVRNRKLYRRLTDLPPLPSESAPLELGAVDTRRAKVVPPKIKESDVRDVVKGLWEGADVESFEPFLYPVFKVGLVVRRRRRQVLVDGRSGKELAA
- the hemB gene encoding porphobilinogen synthase, encoding MTEAHGLRLDSRARRLRKSEPIRRMFMETRLNADMLVSPVFVADGKDRVEEIDGMPGVYRFSVDRLPKQLEKLVAAGVRGILLFGVPGAKDERGTGAYDGDGIIPRTLRSVRPSFPELVMMADVCLCEYTSHGHCGVLEGDVVDNDRTLPLLARAAVEYARAGADVVAPSAMMDGQVRAIRSGLQEAGLDDTVLMGYSAKHASAFYKPFRSAAGSAPAFGDRRSYQMQPGNRREAMKEIQQDISEGADVVMVKPALAYLDVISEARRKFGAPLAAYNVSGEYSMVKAAVLNGWLDEKSAVFEVLTGIRRAGADIIITYFAEQAALWLKEGW